A region of the Paracoccus pantotrophus genome:
GGCGGCCGGACCGGTTCCTGAAGGCCGTGGACTAAGGGAAGAATTGCCGCGGCGCCCCGCGCCGTGGCAGGATCGCGACATGAAGATTTCCGCAGACCTGCGCGCATTCTCGGAACGGCTGGGGCACGAATTCTCGCGCCCCGACCTGCTGCGCCGCGCCCTGACCCACGGCTCGATCGCCAGCGCCACCCGGCCCGACAACCAGCGGCTGGAATTCCTGGGCGACCGCGTGCTGGGCCTGACCATCGCCGAGGCGCTGTTCGCCGCCGACCACGCCGCGACCGAGGGCCAGCTTGCCCCGCGCTACAACGCGCTCGTCAAGGGCGAGACCTGCGCCGCGGTCGCCCGCGAGATCGGGCTGGGCGAGGTGCTGAAGCTCGGCCGCTCCGAGATGCTGTCGGGCGGACGGCGCAAGGAGGCGCTGCTAGCCGATGCGATGGAGGCGGTGATCGCCGCCGTCTATCTCGACGCCGGCTTCGAGGCGGCGCGCGGGGTCGTCCTGGCCCTTTGGGCCGGGCGGCTGGCCAATGTCCAGACCGACGCCCGCGACGCCAAGACCGCGCTTCAGGAATGGGCACAGGCGCAGGGCATGAGCCCGCCGCGCTATGTCCAGACCGCGCGCAGCGGCCCCGACCATGCGCCGGAATTCCAGATCACCGTCCGGCTGGACGACGGCCGCGAGGCCGCTGCCAGCGGCAGGGGCACCAAGCGCAGCATCGAACAGGCCGCCGCCGCGGCAATGCTGGAACAGATCGAAAGAACGCCATGACCCAGACACGCGCGGGCTTCGTCGCCCTGATCGGCGAGCCGAATGCCGGCAAATCCACCCTGCTGAACCGCATGGTCGGGGCCAAGGTCTCGATCGTGACCCACAAGGTGCAGACCACCCGCGCCCGCATCCGCGGCATCGCCATGCAGGGCGACAGCCAGATCGTGTTCGTCGATACGCCCGGCATCTTTCGCCCGCGCCGGCGGCTGGATCGCAGCATGGTCAAGGCAGCCTGGGGGGGCGCGGCCGATGCCGATGTGATCCTGCTCTTGATCGAGGCGCATCGCGGGCTGACCGACGGCGCGCAGGCGATCATCGACAACCTGCGCCAGCATGCCGGCCAGACCCCGGTGGCGCTGGTCATCAACAAGATCGACCGGGTGAAATCCGAAGCGCTGCTGGCGCTGTCGCAACAGCTGAATGCGGGTTTCGACTTTACCCGC
Encoded here:
- the rnc gene encoding ribonuclease III — encoded protein: MKISADLRAFSERLGHEFSRPDLLRRALTHGSIASATRPDNQRLEFLGDRVLGLTIAEALFAADHAATEGQLAPRYNALVKGETCAAVAREIGLGEVLKLGRSEMLSGGRRKEALLADAMEAVIAAVYLDAGFEAARGVVLALWAGRLANVQTDARDAKTALQEWAQAQGMSPPRYVQTARSGPDHAPEFQITVRLDDGREAAASGRGTKRSIEQAAAAAMLEQIERTP